One Astyanax mexicanus isolate ESR-SI-001 chromosome 3, AstMex3_surface, whole genome shotgun sequence genomic region harbors:
- the LOC111196819 gene encoding uncharacterized protein LOC111196819 isoform X1, with protein MAADGAQRVMEDSSDSDDSMSGKRPVFSSEETALPDDLLENSEEFVRLYEEHQPELQQVIKDLEGSSDEFLDKYGTATRASRAGGLVGAAGVVGGIGTAGAAILFAPFTGGLSLVLGAASVSAAVGGGAASFKSNTIKEIEQKKAVDEVENALNKFNTTTDRVTNRLKNICNDVEKIWQYQNDEQSRLIKHGIEHFRKSVEDLSDLAKLFAPGDLRRVLEQGTRTVHMHKFMQTFIAVLLNMLGFLFILEDNRTLRDFDKLKRRLPVREEELESKAGKFIYKMRETINHLQNTLNELETSKSEVERVIIPNLNQYVKQQREAHKSAESD; from the exons ATGGCAGCAGATGGAGCCCAGAGAGTAATGGAGGACAGTTCTGACAGTGATGACAGCATGAGTGGAAAACGCCCAGTGTTTTCTTCTGAGGAGAC AGCACTTCCTGATGATCTCCTGGAAAACAGTGAAGAGTTTGTAAGACTGTATGAAGAACATCAGCCTGAACTCCAGCAGGTCATTAAAGATCTGGAAGGGAGCTCTGATGAGTTTTTAGATAAATATGGAACAGCAACTCGCGCGAGTAGAGCAGGGGGACTAGTTGGAGCAGCAGGAGTTGTTGGAGGTATTGGAACTGCTGGAGCTGCTATTTTATTTGCTCCTTTCACTGGTGGTCTTTCCTTGGTTCTGGGGGCAGCGAGTGTGAGTGCTGCTGTTGGTGGTGGAGCAGCAAGTTTTAAAAGTAACACTATTAAAGAAATTGAACAGAAAAAAGCTGTGGATGAGGTGGAGAACGCTCTGAACAAATTCAACACAACAACTGATAGAGTCACCAACCGCCTGAAGAACATCTGTAATGATGTTGAGAAGATCTGGCAGTATCAGAATGATGAACAGTCTCGGTTGATTAAACATGGAATAGAACATTTCAGAAAGAGTGTTGAAGATCTGTCAGATCTAGCTAAACTGTTTGCACCAGGGGATCTTCGGAGGGTGTTAGAACAAGGAACACGAACTGTGCATATGCATAAATTCATGCAAACATTTATTGCAGTCCTGCTAAATATGCTTGGTTTTCTCTTTATCCTTGAGGATAACAGAACACTCAGAGATTTTGATAAACTGAAGAGGCGACTCCCAGTGCGAGAGGAAGAACTGGAGTCAAAAGCAGGAAAGTTCATTTATAAGATGAGAGAAACAATCAATCACCTACAGAACACCTTAAATGAACTGGAAACATCAAAAtcagaggtagagagagtgatCATACCCAACCTCAATCAGTACGTTAAACAGCAGAGAGAGGCACACAAATCAGCTGAATCTGATTAA